Proteins from a single region of Campylobacter sputorum:
- a CDS encoding CheB methylesterase domain-containing protein encodes MAQKIVLIGSSTGGPGHLKKLLLDIDINNCTIIIAQHMSLNFMDTFIQQIKDFFKSETLINKIDKKVFIKSGVYVCTQNSIILPTQPLCIAPYNGDIKTTYNPNVDMLFSSAAKITKFADIMAILLTGIGDDGAKGLFELYKAKAQCVAENEESAIVYGMPKRAKELNPQLLTLNLANIKLKLESFLKENNNE; translated from the coding sequence ATGGCACAAAAAATTGTTTTAATAGGATCTTCAACTGGCGGACCTGGTCATCTAAAAAAGCTACTTTTAGATATAGATATAAATAACTGCACTATAATCATAGCTCAGCACATGAGTTTAAATTTTATGGATACTTTTATACAACAGATAAAAGATTTTTTTAAAAGTGAAACATTGATAAATAAAATAGATAAAAAAGTATTTATAAAAAGCGGAGTTTATGTTTGCACTCAAAACTCTATAATATTACCAACACAGCCGCTTTGCATAGCACCATACAATGGAGATATCAAAACAACTTATAACCCAAATGTCGATATGCTTTTTTCCTCAGCCGCAAAAATCACAAAATTCGCCGATATAATGGCTATACTTCTTACAGGAATCGGGGATGACGGCGCAAAAGGACTTTTTGAGTTATATAAAGCAAAAGCACAATGTGTAGCTGAAAATGAAGAAAGTGCTATAGTTTATGGTATGCCAAAAAGAGCAAAAGAGTTAAATCCTCAACTATTAACACTTAATTTAGCAAATATCAAATTAAAATTAGAAAGTTTCTTAAAGGAAAATAATAATGAGTGA
- a CDS encoding chaperone NapD, producing MNISSVVVNVKENFTEQVKKMISDLKGCEIVASNNEKIVVLITALNLDDELKKIKSIEHLEYVNSVSMVYSYQEDIKEDLSQSLIDSFLNDDIDAKNIKYSGDLYKNV from the coding sequence ATGAATATATCAAGTGTTGTTGTAAATGTAAAGGAAAATTTTACAGAGCAAGTAAAAAAGATGATTAGTGATTTAAAAGGATGTGAAATTGTTGCATCAAATAACGAAAAAATAGTTGTTTTAATTACAGCTTTAAATTTAGATGATGAGCTAAAAAAAATTAAAAGTATAGAGCATTTAGAATATGTTAATAGTGTATCTATGGTATATTCGTATCAAGAGGATATAAAAGAGGATTTAAGTCAAAGTTTAATTGATAGTTTTTTAAATGATGACATAGACGCAAAAAATATAAAATATAGTGGCGATTTGTATAAAAATGTATAA
- a CDS encoding FlhB-like flagellar biosynthesis protein encodes MAKIKKAVALGYNREKDNAPKVLATGRGEIATKIINLAKEHKIPIKEDTDLVELLSKVDINQEIPQNLYKAVAEIFSFLYKITNKNK; translated from the coding sequence ATGGCAAAGATAAAAAAAGCTGTAGCATTAGGATATAATCGCGAAAAAGACAATGCGCCAAAAGTTTTAGCAACTGGTAGGGGCGAAATTGCAACAAAAATTATAAATTTAGCAAAAGAACACAAAATTCCAATAAAAGAAGATACTGATTTGGTTGAACTTTTAAGCAAAGTTGATATAAATCAAGAAATACCTCAAAATTTATATAAAGCAGTAGCTGAAATATTTAGCTTCTTATACAAAATAACAAATAAAAATAAGTAG
- a CDS encoding AtpZ/AtpI family protein produces the protein MSKTNEFIKGANALSLGISMVVAVFLGIGLGYLLKKFTGIGFLFWIGVGFGIIAAILNVYKAYKTQLASLNELKNDPKYKNLKYEEDKEDDE, from the coding sequence ATGTCAAAAACGAATGAATTTATAAAAGGTGCAAATGCCCTAAGTCTTGGTATATCGATGGTTGTTGCTGTATTTTTGGGTATAGGACTTGGTTATTTGCTTAAAAAATTTACTGGAATTGGGTTTTTATTTTGGATAGGTGTTGGTTTTGGAATTATTGCGGCTATTTTAAATGTATATAAAGCTTATAAAACTCAGTTAGCCTCTCTAAATGAACTAAAAAATGATCCAAAATACAAAAACCTAAAATACGAAGAAGATAAAGAAGATGATGAATAA
- a CDS encoding flagellar hook-length control protein FliK, with translation MESAINSNVNSGIGSEVLKNTQKPVQKNDGKTNSSVQNLLEKKDLFKKPDIVTNIAINEEKTSATLEKLVNKLLDAIKSNSNLLIKNTQITNSAKSLQVAPNLSKDLAQLTKVLDTLSENLPELKELNTKLKEFLKPIENIKTTPLKTQIQKSGIMLEAAIKDALNKENIPKNITKLINEMKRVSSDKLIKEFTKLAQNEALSTKESFNELKKVLDEVNIFAKKIIDNPQNKELKTITNIALKLENIVKFLNKTNSKTILTQVVDEKANLIKNSAPQRNQNITNNNTNPVQNLANQQINDKIQNNTNSQQNELQNLKTNITADKIIDEIPTKQNTPKSPLETLIQNTSNAKQLSAQEKLLSQDNIKQFTRSINKVINDLKTELNTIAMPKNKQISQLQKEIKTLINSTQNSLNTINSSGQAIIENFKQSIATDNLISKGENFTLQDKLSAAANKLNQILKLTNKEFSDSKITFNETKSLLKTFNVAQKELENITPKNRAEAMSNLNDDMKNTLLKISKSTENSSLPNANQANNITNKLLAQIDIHQLASFATNSLQTYVPYVWDLVDGGNIAFKQGKKNKYYCKIDLNFKDHGLLNVMLALSKDRFLEISIAAQSENFKNLILENSKELKVAIINAGLNITNFTLKTMPKNSLLNAYEFSSMFDLGFDKRA, from the coding sequence TTGGAATCCGCAATAAATAGCAATGTAAATAGTGGAATTGGAAGTGAAGTTTTAAAAAACACACAAAAGCCTGTTCAAAAAAATGATGGTAAAACAAATTCTTCAGTTCAAAATTTATTAGAAAAAAAAGATCTTTTTAAAAAACCAGATATTGTTACAAACATTGCTATAAATGAAGAAAAAACATCAGCAACTCTTGAAAAACTTGTGAATAAACTTTTAGATGCAATAAAATCTAATTCAAATTTACTTATAAAAAACACACAAATAACAAATAGTGCCAAATCTCTACAAGTTGCCCCAAATTTATCAAAGGATTTAGCACAACTTACAAAAGTTTTAGATACTTTAAGTGAAAATTTACCAGAATTAAAAGAGTTAAATACAAAACTAAAAGAATTCTTAAAGCCTATAGAAAATATCAAAACAACGCCTTTAAAAACTCAAATTCAAAAATCAGGCATAATGCTAGAAGCTGCCATAAAAGACGCTTTAAATAAAGAAAATATACCAAAAAACATAACTAAACTAATAAATGAAATGAAAAGAGTAAGTTCTGATAAGCTTATAAAAGAATTTACAAAACTAGCACAAAATGAAGCTCTAAGCACAAAAGAATCTTTTAATGAATTAAAAAAAGTTTTAGATGAAGTAAATATTTTTGCTAAAAAAATAATAGATAATCCACAAAACAAAGAGCTTAAAACCATAACTAATATAGCTTTAAAACTTGAAAATATAGTTAAATTTTTAAATAAAACAAACTCAAAAACTATACTTACGCAAGTTGTTGATGAAAAAGCAAATTTAATCAAAAACAGTGCACCACAAAGAAATCAAAATATAACCAACAATAATACAAATCCAGTGCAAAATCTGGCAAATCAGCAAATAAACGATAAAATACAAAATAATACAAATTCACAACAAAATGAATTGCAAAATCTTAAAACAAATATCACAGCAGATAAAATCATAGATGAAATTCCAACAAAACAAAACACTCCAAAATCGCCGCTAGAAACTTTGATTCAAAATACATCAAATGCTAAACAACTATCAGCACAAGAAAAACTTCTTTCGCAAGATAATATAAAGCAATTTACTCGTAGTATAAATAAAGTTATAAATGATTTAAAAACCGAACTAAACACTATAGCGATGCCTAAAAATAAGCAAATTTCCCAACTTCAAAAAGAGATAAAAACACTAATAAATAGCACTCAAAACTCCTTAAATACGATAAATTCAAGCGGACAAGCAATAATTGAAAATTTTAAACAAAGCATAGCGACAGATAATCTTATATCAAAAGGAGAAAATTTCACGCTTCAAGACAAATTAAGTGCTGCTGCAAATAAGCTAAATCAAATTTTAAAATTAACAAATAAAGAATTTAGTGATTCAAAAATTACATTTAATGAAACTAAAAGTTTGTTAAAAACATTTAATGTCGCACAAAAAGAGTTAGAAAACATTACTCCAAAAAATAGAGCCGAAGCTATGTCAAATTTAAATGACGATATGAAAAACACTTTATTAAAAATAAGCAAAAGCACTGAAAATAGCTCACTTCCCAATGCAAACCAAGCAAATAATATCACAAACAAACTTCTTGCTCAAATAGACATTCATCAACTAGCATCATTTGCAACAAATAGCCTTCAAACTTATGTGCCTTATGTTTGGGATTTAGTAGATGGCGGAAATATCGCATTTAAGCAAGGTAAAAAAAATAAATATTACTGCAAAATAGATTTAAATTTTAAAGATCATGGTTTACTAAATGTAATGCTAGCTCTTTCAAAAGATAGATTTTTAGAGATATCAATAGCAGCACAAAGTGAAAATTTTAAAAACTTAATACTTGAAAATTCAAAAGAATTAAAAGTAGCCATAATAAATGCAGGTTTAAATATAACAAATTTTACATTAAAAACTATGCCTAAAAATAGTCTTTTAAATGCTTATGAATTTTCTAGTATGTTTGATCTTGGTTTTGACAAAAGAGCATAA
- the folD gene encoding bifunctional methylenetetrahydrofolate dehydrogenase/methenyltetrahydrofolate cyclohydrolase FolD, producing MKILDGKALSTKVKSEVKQEAIRLKNLGIQPALAVILVGEDKASQTYVNSKEKACNACEIRSIMHRLPENISENELLALIDVLNLDDSIDGILVQLPLPRHISEQKVIKSISPFKDVDGFHAINTGNLVSGIDGFVPCTPLGIMRMFSEYDIDLTGKLACVIGRSNIVGKPMINLLLNANATVIATHSKTKDLGLLTKQADILVVAIGKPHFLTIDMVKDGAVVIDVGINRLDDGTLVGDVDFENVKEKCSFITPVPGGVGPMTIAMLLNNTIKSAQNRLNKAK from the coding sequence ATGAAAATTTTAGATGGAAAAGCACTTAGCACTAAGGTAAAATCTGAAGTAAAACAAGAAGCTATTAGGTTAAAAAATTTAGGAATTCAGCCAGCTCTTGCTGTTATTTTAGTGGGTGAAGACAAAGCTTCTCAAACTTATGTGAACTCAAAGGAAAAAGCTTGCAATGCTTGTGAAATACGCTCTATAATGCATAGACTTCCTGAAAATATATCTGAAAATGAGCTTCTTGCACTTATAGATGTGTTAAATTTAGATGATAGCATTGATGGTATTTTGGTTCAACTTCCACTTCCAAGACATATAAGCGAACAAAAAGTTATAAAATCTATATCGCCATTTAAAGATGTTGATGGATTTCATGCGATAAATACTGGAAATTTAGTTAGTGGTATAGATGGTTTTGTGCCTTGTACGCCACTTGGAATTATGAGAATGTTTAGTGAATATGACATTGATTTAACTGGAAAATTAGCTTGTGTTATAGGAAGAAGTAATATAGTTGGAAAACCAATGATAAATTTGCTTTTAAATGCAAATGCTACAGTTATAGCAACCCATAGCAAAACGAAAGATTTAGGCTTACTTACAAAACAAGCTGATATACTAGTAGTTGCCATTGGAAAACCACACTTTTTGACAATCGATATGGTAAAAGATGGTGCTGTTGTTATAGATGTAGGTATAAATAGACTTGATGATGGAACTTTGGTTGGAGATGTTGATTTTGAAAATGTTAAAGAAAAGTGCTCTTTTATAACTCCAGTTCCTGGTGGAGTTGGACCGATGACAATAGCAATGCTACTTAATAATACTATAAAATCAGCTCAAAATAGACTAAATAAAGCAAAATAA
- the lepB gene encoding signal peptidase I, whose translation MRRFFSKAYNFSSSWTGTIIIVLLIIFFVAQAFVIPSGSMKNTLLIGDHLFVKKYSYGIPTPHIPWIELPVFPDFDGDGHIINGDKPKRGDIVVFRFPEDEKIHYVKRNFATGDDEVIFDGKTFYLRANEGDEYMKKKFKGREFVTLNDKLFVKEPYDKKGIHYTDRKDLFLTMLAVMQKGDKVAMIPTFVKELPKRDNFYNVNVNAFYFKVPASEFFMIGDNRDNSYDSRFWGSVPYKFIVGKPWFIYFSWDSEYKIRWERIGRFIDTVENDAKYIYDQP comes from the coding sequence ATGAGACGATTTTTTTCTAAAGCATATAATTTTTCAAGTAGCTGGACTGGAACTATTATAATAGTCTTGCTTATTATATTTTTTGTAGCGCAGGCTTTTGTAATACCAAGTGGCTCCATGAAAAATACACTTTTAATAGGCGATCATCTTTTTGTAAAGAAATACAGCTATGGTATACCAACGCCACACATTCCTTGGATTGAATTGCCAGTGTTTCCTGATTTTGATGGAGATGGTCATATCATAAATGGAGATAAGCCAAAAAGAGGCGATATAGTTGTTTTTAGATTTCCAGAGGATGAAAAAATTCACTATGTAAAAAGAAATTTTGCAACTGGCGATGATGAGGTTATATTTGATGGTAAGACATTTTATCTAAGAGCAAATGAGGGCGATGAGTATATGAAAAAAAAATTTAAAGGCAGAGAATTTGTAACCTTAAATGATAAACTTTTTGTAAAAGAGCCTTATGATAAAAAAGGTATCCATTATACAGACAGAAAAGATCTGTTTTTAACAATGCTTGCTGTTATGCAAAAAGGCGATAAAGTCGCGATGATACCGACATTTGTAAAAGAGTTGCCAAAAAGAGATAATTTTTATAATGTTAATGTAAATGCTTTTTATTTTAAAGTTCCAGCTAGTGAGTTTTTTATGATAGGAGATAATAGAGACAACTCCTATGATAGCAGATTTTGGGGTAGTGTGCCTTATAAATTTATTGTTGGAAAGCCTTGGTTTATATATTTTTCGTGGGATAGTGAGTATAAGATTAGATGGGAGAGAATTGGTAGATTTATAGATACGGTTGAAAATGATGCTAAATATATTTATGATCAGCCGTGA
- the hemL gene encoding glutamate-1-semialdehyde 2,1-aminomutase, with the protein MTNKSAFDAAKKLIPGGVDSPVRAFKSVGTTPPFIDHAKGCYIYDIEGNKYIDFVQSWGPLIFGHCDKDIQEAIIKSVKKGVSFGAPTLSETNLAKLILDEFKFIDKIRFVNSGTEATMSAIRAARGYSKKDGLIKFEGCYHGHSDALLIKAGSGATTYANASSSGVPEDIVKNTYLAIYNDIKSVKDIFEANKDKIGVVIIEAIAGNMGLVPAKKEFLSQLRELCDKNKAVLILDEVMSGYRASKRGSFGFHDIKADMITFGKVIGGGMSAAAFGGKKEIMDCLSPDGAVYQAGTLSGNPVAMSAGIAALRKINNNKNLYKKLSSLSQMLMDGFSSAAKKNNIPLQTQTRGSMFGYFFSDKKVENYEDALKSDTLAFAKFHTNMLNQGIYLAPSQFETGFVCDAMDEKIIKRAIKAANKAFREI; encoded by the coding sequence ATGACAAATAAATCAGCATTTGACGCAGCAAAAAAACTAATTCCAGGCGGAGTTGATTCTCCTGTTAGAGCATTTAAAAGTGTTGGAACTACACCTCCATTTATAGATCACGCAAAAGGTTGTTATATTTATGATATAGAGGGAAACAAATACATAGATTTTGTTCAAAGTTGGGGACCTTTGATATTTGGGCATTGTGATAAAGACATACAAGAAGCCATTATAAAAAGTGTAAAAAAAGGTGTGAGTTTTGGAGCACCGACACTTAGTGAAACAAATTTAGCCAAACTTATACTTGATGAGTTTAAATTTATCGATAAGATACGCTTTGTAAATAGCGGAACAGAAGCTACAATGAGTGCAATAAGGGCTGCTAGAGGATATAGTAAAAAAGATGGTTTAATCAAATTTGAGGGTTGTTATCACGGACATAGCGACGCACTTCTGATTAAAGCTGGAAGCGGTGCTACTACATACGCAAATGCGAGCAGTAGCGGTGTGCCAGAAGATATTGTAAAAAATACATATCTAGCCATATACAACGATATTAAAAGCGTAAAAGATATATTTGAGGCAAACAAAGATAAGATTGGCGTTGTTATAATTGAAGCAATAGCTGGAAATATGGGCTTAGTTCCTGCTAAAAAAGAGTTTTTGTCACAACTACGAGAGCTTTGTGATAAGAATAAAGCAGTTTTAATATTAGATGAAGTAATGAGTGGATATAGAGCTAGCAAAAGAGGAAGTTTTGGTTTTCATGATATAAAAGCCGATATGATAACTTTTGGTAAAGTTATAGGTGGAGGAATGAGTGCAGCAGCATTTGGTGGAAAAAAAGAGATAATGGACTGCTTAAGCCCAGATGGAGCTGTATATCAAGCTGGGACACTAAGCGGAAATCCTGTTGCTATGAGCGCTGGAATTGCTGCACTTAGAAAAATCAACAATAACAAAAATTTATACAAAAAACTAAGTTCTCTTAGCCAAATGCTAATGGATGGATTTAGTAGTGCAGCCAAAAAGAACAACATCCCACTACAAACACAAACAAGAGGCTCTATGTTTGGATATTTTTTTAGCGATAAAAAAGTTGAAAATTATGAAGATGCTCTAAAAAGCGATACATTAGCATTTGCTAAATTTCATACAAATATGTTAAATCAAGGCATTTATCTTGCACCAAGTCAGTTTGAAACAGGCTTTGTATGTGATGCAATGGATGAAAAAATCATTAAAAGAGCCATAAAAGCTGCCAATAAAGCTTTTAGGGAAATTTGA
- a CDS encoding dehypoxanthine futalosine cyclase, with product MSFDINLKGVKLKNRMSVDEAVWMVENMPLNELGKKANERKKELHPKGITTFVIDRNINYTNICFVDCKFCAFCRKVNEEEAYILSYDEIDKKIDELIEIGGTEILFQGGVHPKLKIEWYEDLVEHIHKKYPNIDIHGFSAIEIDYIAKISQISIDETLKRLQNKGLYSIPGAGAEILSERVRKIIAPKKIDAKTWLNVHKSAHKLNMKTTATQMFGTIETTKEIVEHWEMIRDLQDETGGFRAFILWSFQSGNTKLIQEYPNIIKQSPNKYLRLVAAARLFLDNFKNIQSSWVTQGKYVGQLALKFGANDMGSTMMEENVVNAAGATFKMNTQELIDIIKDVGETPAKRNTNYDILEIYK from the coding sequence ATGAGTTTTGATATAAATTTAAAAGGTGTTAAATTGAAAAATAGAATGAGTGTTGATGAAGCTGTTTGGATGGTAGAAAATATGCCTTTAAACGAGCTTGGCAAAAAGGCAAATGAGCGCAAAAAAGAGTTACATCCAAAAGGTATAACAACTTTTGTTATAGATAGAAATATAAACTATACAAATATTTGCTTTGTAGATTGCAAATTTTGTGCTTTTTGCAGAAAAGTAAATGAAGAAGAGGCTTATATATTAAGTTATGATGAGATAGATAAAAAGATAGATGAGCTTATAGAAATTGGCGGAACAGAGATACTTTTTCAAGGCGGTGTTCATCCAAAGCTTAAGATAGAGTGGTATGAGGATTTAGTTGAGCATATTCATAAAAAATATCCAAATATAGACATCCATGGTTTTTCTGCTATCGAGATAGATTACATAGCTAAAATTAGTCAAATTTCCATTGATGAAACACTAAAAAGACTTCAAAATAAGGGTTTATATAGTATTCCTGGTGCTGGGGCTGAAATTTTGAGCGAAAGAGTAAGAAAAATTATAGCTCCAAAAAAGATAGATGCAAAAACTTGGTTAAATGTCCATAAAAGTGCACATAAACTAAATATGAAAACAACTGCAACACAAATGTTTGGAACAATTGAAACAACAAAAGAGATAGTAGAGCACTGGGAAATGATAAGGGATTTGCAAGATGAAACAGGCGGGTTTAGGGCTTTTATTTTATGGAGTTTTCAAAGTGGAAATACAAAACTAATACAAGAATACCCTAATATTATCAAGCAATCACCAAACAAATATCTTCGTTTGGTTGCAGCTGCAAGATTATTTTTAGATAATTTTAAAAACATTCAAAGTAGCTGGGTAACGCAGGGAAAATATGTAGGTCAACTCGCACTTAAATTTGGTGCAAACGATATGGGCTCAACAATGATGGAAGAAAATGTCGTAAACGCAGCTGGTGCAACATTTAAAATGAATACACAAGAACTCATTGATATCATAAAAGATGTTGGAGAAACGCCTGCGAAACGCAATACAAATTATGATATTTTAGAAATTTATAAATGA
- a CDS encoding CheR family methyltransferase yields MSEKQSLQDNQKFDSLLDVIKQFTGSELIDKKDITKKRLSDFAISKNINSFEQLTNKIIVDRTIRQEVINLITVNETYFYREVHQLESGVYYCKKSNWQMHILCAPCSSGEEVYSIGMIAYSLGLDKSMISITGVDINSQAILKANAAEYQERALQKLTLSQKNIFFDKKDDCTYKIKKHLMPRINFKVMNVFDHNFEKMGKFDIIYSRNMLIYFNDEFRLKAIETFWKLLNQGGRLYVGHADTVPFTDVFKKRSELGISFYEKA; encoded by the coding sequence ATGAGTGAAAAACAATCTTTGCAGGATAATCAAAAATTTGATAGCCTTTTAGATGTCATTAAACAATTCACCGGCTCAGAACTCATAGATAAAAAAGATATCACAAAAAAAAGATTAAGTGATTTTGCTATTTCTAAAAACATAAACTCTTTTGAACAACTAACAAATAAAATCATAGTAGATAGGACAATAAGACAAGAGGTTATAAATTTAATAACAGTAAACGAAACATATTTTTACAGAGAAGTTCACCAGTTAGAATCAGGCGTATATTATTGCAAAAAAAGCAATTGGCAAATGCATATACTTTGTGCCCCTTGCTCAAGCGGAGAGGAAGTTTATTCGATTGGAATGATAGCTTATTCGCTTGGATTAGACAAATCAATGATTAGTATAACAGGTGTTGATATAAACTCACAAGCGATATTAAAAGCAAATGCCGCAGAGTATCAAGAAAGGGCTTTGCAAAAACTTACTCTTTCTCAAAAAAATATATTTTTTGATAAAAAAGATGATTGCACTTATAAAATAAAAAAACACCTTATGCCAAGAATAAATTTCAAAGTTATGAATGTTTTTGATCATAATTTCGAAAAAATGGGTAAATTTGACATAATTTACTCAAGAAATATGCTTATATATTTTAATGATGAATTTAGACTAAAAGCAATCGAAACTTTTTGGAAGCTTTTAAATCAAGGCGGAAGATTATATGTAGGACATGCAGATACTGTGCCTTTTACAGATGTATTTAAAAAACGAAGCGAACTTGGAATTTCTTTTTACGAAAAAGCCTAA
- a CDS encoding PilZ domain-containing protein, producing MLYEDQEFIRENCLSILNSLKNDFQNYAKDKCNEYKKGSVDTYDLQDFCNAVFLSISSEKLDVSSVRSTLKVMFEDINFEKYFLSAMFLRLNYIFSREILSSKRNNLYIAILHLFNITNKIYDDLLALYEQKQTINRQKSTLNIQSSSGFSLFENIIDSLVRVKNSSNKVHFLNLYNGVKVECDGSIVNIENERVICKVNLMQILAMKEEGNAYILQDENLAQHLKANIISIDIKNSTVLLGNFSRQAKMPAKDRRFPRVHPNKFTKVTLSSEDGISLIGKLYDISEGGMGVVSSENAGFKNSQIINAKFTLVMPQNSEEFDLNLNFKLVVAINYQGSMRYCFEIVDKNQFGINKIVEFSRQREKETLKELEDKLSLYQ from the coding sequence ATGCTTTACGAAGATCAAGAATTTATAAGAGAAAATTGTTTAAGTATATTAAATTCACTTAAAAACGATTTTCAAAATTATGCTAAAGATAAATGCAATGAGTATAAAAAAGGCAGTGTAGATACTTATGATTTGCAAGACTTTTGCAATGCCGTTTTTTTATCTATAAGCAGTGAAAAGTTAGATGTTAGTTCAGTGCGTTCTACTCTTAAAGTAATGTTTGAGGACATAAATTTTGAGAAATATTTTTTATCTGCTATGTTTTTAAGGCTAAATTATATTTTTTCTAGAGAAATTTTGTCATCTAAAAGAAATAATTTGTATATAGCCATATTGCATTTATTTAATATCACAAATAAAATTTATGATGATTTATTGGCTTTATATGAACAAAAGCAAACTATAAATAGGCAAAAATCTACATTAAATATACAAAGTAGTAGTGGATTTTCTCTATTTGAAAATATTATAGATAGTTTAGTGAGGGTAAAAAATAGTTCAAATAAAGTGCATTTTTTAAATTTATATAATGGTGTTAAAGTTGAATGTGATGGAAGTATAGTCAATATAGAAAATGAAAGAGTGATTTGTAAAGTAAATCTTATGCAAATTTTAGCTATGAAAGAAGAGGGTAATGCCTACATACTTCAAGATGAGAATTTAGCACAACATCTAAAAGCAAATATTATATCAATTGATATAAAAAACTCAACTGTATTGCTTGGTAATTTTTCTAGACAAGCGAAGATGCCTGCAAAAGATAGAAGGTTTCCAAGAGTTCATCCAAATAAATTTACAAAAGTTACGCTAAGTAGTGAAGATGGCATTAGTTTGATTGGAAAGCTTTATGATATATCAGAAGGTGGAATGGGCGTAGTTAGCTCAGAAAATGCTGGATTTAAAAACTCGCAGATTATAAATGCTAAATTTACTTTGGTAATGCCTCAAAATTCAGAAGAATTTGATTTAAATTTAAACTTTAAATTGGTTGTAGCAATTAATTATCAAGGATCTATGAGATATTGTTTTGAAATAGTTGATAAAAATCAATTTGGTATAAATAAGATTGTTGAATTTTCTAGACAAAGAGAAAAAGAGACATTAAAAGAACTTGAAGATAAATTAAGTTTATATCAATAA